A section of the Clostridium omnivorum genome encodes:
- a CDS encoding carbohydrate ABC transporter permease produces MDTAAATSSLENKRSKFGKYLFLLPAVSLLLLFFIFPILLTVIFSFSNLTLTGSESQNFQFIGLENYTQMFRDPQVFKSIVNTVIFLVFSSLIGQQVFGFLIAILMKNKNTIFRRVVGTIVLAGWVMPEVVCALCMANFLNDSGTLNSVIKLFGGTPVQWLYKFPMFSIIIANAWHGTAFSMLVYQAALDDVPTDIEEAAVVDGASNFTILLKIILPNIKGSIITNMMLNTLSTLGVFGLIYMMTGGGPGDSTTTLPLLMYSEAFGSFQIGYGTAISMILLAIGVILSFFYVKASKVKI; encoded by the coding sequence ATGGATACTGCCGCAGCAACATCTTCACTAGAAAACAAAAGATCCAAATTTGGAAAATATCTTTTCCTTTTGCCTGCAGTTTCACTTTTACTGTTATTCTTTATTTTTCCTATTTTGCTAACAGTAATCTTTTCGTTTTCAAATCTAACATTAACAGGAAGCGAATCACAAAATTTTCAGTTCATAGGTCTTGAAAATTATACACAAATGTTTAGAGATCCTCAGGTATTTAAAAGTATAGTAAACACAGTTATTTTCTTAGTCTTTTCTTCTTTGATAGGACAACAAGTATTCGGATTTCTAATTGCAATTTTAATGAAGAATAAAAATACAATCTTCAGAAGGGTTGTAGGTACGATAGTTCTTGCTGGTTGGGTTATGCCTGAAGTTGTTTGTGCCCTATGTATGGCTAATTTTCTTAATGACAGCGGCACACTTAATTCAGTAATTAAGCTCTTTGGGGGCACACCTGTGCAATGGCTTTATAAATTTCCTATGTTTAGTATCATAATTGCTAATGCATGGCATGGTACTGCATTTTCAATGTTAGTGTACCAAGCAGCCTTGGATGATGTCCCAACAGACATAGAAGAAGCGGCTGTAGTTGATGGTGCATCTAATTTCACTATTTTACTTAAGATTATTTTACCTAATATAAAAGGATCTATTATAACCAATATGATGTTGAATACACTTTCCACACTTGGGGTCTTTGGTCTAATCTACATGATGACTGGTGGAGGTCCTGGAGATTCCACAACAACACTTCCTTTACTAATGTACAGTGAAGCATTTGGCAGTTTCCAAATTGGTTATGGTACTGCAATTTCAATGATACTTCTAGCTATTGGTGTAATATTAAGTTTCTTCTACGTAAAAGCATCCAAAGTAAAAATTTAA
- a CDS encoding carbohydrate ABC transporter permease: protein MNMKWRKRIFGKILPYAILSLIGICFLLPLLWVLIASFDSSASQALQIPKNVTLGNYLNVLTNQTNQRSFAIGLLISILQTIFVVIAAGLCAYPLSRYQMKHKKSFMYSILFMTSLPITALMVPVYQLFITIKLYDNIFGVILFLTASALPYAIWMMKNFMDAIPIELEEAAWVDGAGVLTTIRKVITPVMLPGIFTVAIYTFSGSWGNFFVPYILISTAEKYPASVMLYQFFGNHGMIAYGPLAAYSVLYATPSIMLYVISQKYMSKGFSMQGAAKG, encoded by the coding sequence ATGAATATGAAATGGAGAAAAAGAATTTTTGGGAAAATACTTCCTTATGCAATTCTTAGTTTAATTGGTATATGCTTTTTGCTGCCACTTTTATGGGTTTTAATAGCTTCCTTTGACAGCAGTGCATCTCAGGCTCTACAGATACCTAAAAATGTAACCTTGGGGAATTATCTTAATGTGCTAACTAATCAAACTAATCAGCGTTCCTTTGCTATAGGACTTTTAATTTCTATTTTGCAGACAATATTTGTAGTTATAGCAGCAGGTTTATGTGCATATCCTCTTTCTAGATATCAAATGAAACATAAGAAATCATTTATGTACTCTATTCTTTTTATGACCTCACTGCCAATAACAGCATTGATGGTTCCTGTTTACCAATTATTTATTACTATAAAACTGTATGATAATATTTTCGGAGTAATTTTATTTTTGACTGCTTCAGCATTACCTTATGCCATTTGGATGATGAAAAACTTTATGGATGCCATTCCTATAGAGCTTGAAGAGGCAGCTTGGGTTGATGGTGCCGGGGTTCTAACTACAATTAGAAAGGTTATTACACCTGTTATGCTTCCAGGTATTTTTACTGTAGCAATATATACTTTTTCTGGCAGTTGGGGTAATTTCTTTGTTCCCTACATATTAATTAGTACAGCAGAAAAATATCCGGCTTCAGTTATGCTTTATCAGTTCTTTGGCAACCATGGTATGATTGCATACGGACCTTTAGCAGCCTATTCTGTACTTTATGCGACTCCATCCATAATGCTCTATGTAATTTCTCAAAAATATATGTCAAAAGGCTTCAGCATGCAAGGTGCAGCTAAAGGATAA